Proteins from a single region of Leucoraja erinacea ecotype New England chromosome 25, Leri_hhj_1, whole genome shotgun sequence:
- the pisd gene encoding phosphatidylserine decarboxylase proenzyme, mitochondrial isoform X3, with the protein MCLSSPLLQGRPAAQKGGKWLHFPQLALRRRLGQLSCMSKPALKLRTWPLSFLYFFLPFSVLKPLAKVGWRPTSRVGLYKTIPTRLLSRAWGRLNQVELPTWMRKPVYNLYIWTFGVNMKEAAVEDLQHYRNLSEFFRRKLKPQARPVCDSHCVISPSDGKILHFGRVKNCQVEQVKGVTYSLETFLGPQTWSENLEISNNNTETTFQEHLVTKEGNDLYHCVIYLAPGDYHCFHSPTDWRVSHRRHFPGSLMSVNPGVARWIKELFCHNERVVLAGDWTHGFFSLTAVGATNVGSIRIYFDNDLHTNSPRYMKGSYNDFSFITNNNKGGVTMQKGEHLGEFNLGSTIVLIFEAPKDFTFNLKPGQKIRFGEALGSI; encoded by the exons ATGTGCCTGTCGAGCCCGCTGCTGCAGGGGCGGCCTGCGgcgcagaagggagggaaatg GTTGCATTTCCCCCAGCTGGCTTTGCGGCGCAGGTTAGGCCAGCTGAGCTGTATGTCCAAGCCCGCACTCAAGCTCCGTACCTGGCCTCTGTCTTTTCTCTATTTCTTCCTGCCATTTAGTGTCCTTAAGCCTCTTGCAAAGGTAGGATGGCGGCCAACAAGCAGG GTTGGTTTGTATAAAACGATTCCCACCCGGCTGCTGTCTCGGGCGTGGGGCCGGCTCAACCAGGTGGAGTTACCCACCTGGATGCGAAAGCCAGTCTATAATTTGTACATATGGACGTTCGGGGTCAATATGAAGGAAGCTGCAGTAGAAGATTTGCAGCACTACCGAAACCTCAGCGAATTCTTCCGCAGAAAGCTGAAGCCACAGGCACGTCCTGTTTGCGACTCTCACTGTGTG ATCAGTCCTTCTGATGGAAAAATCCTGCACTTTGGGAGGGTGAAGAACTGTCAGGTGGAGCAAGTGAAAGGTGTGACTTACTCATTGGAGACTTTCCTAGGCCCTCAGACCTGGTCAGAGAACCTGGAGATTAGCAACA ATAACACAGAGACAACGTTCCAGGAGCACCTGGTTACAAAGGAAGGAAATGATCTCTATCACTGTGTTATTTACTTGGCTCCCGGAGATTATCACTGTTTTCATTCACCTACTGATTGGCGAGTCTCACACAGGCGGCATTTTCCAG GCTCCCTGATGTCGGTTAATCCAGGAGTAGCTCGTTGGATTAAGGAGCTTTTCTGCCACAACGAGCGGGTTGTCCTGGCTGGAGATTGGACTCACGGCTTCTTTTCACTCACAGCCGTTGGTGCCACAAATGTTGGATCCATTCGCATTTACTTTGACAAT GATCTGCACACCAACAGCCCTCGCTACATGAAGGGCTCATACAATGACTTCAGTTTTATCACAAACAACAACAAGGGAGGGGTTACGATGCAGAAAGGAGAGCACCTAGGCGAGTTCAACTTGGGCTCCACCATCGTTCTCATCTTCGAGGCACCAAAAGACTTCACCTTTAACCTTAAACCTGGACAGAAGATCAGGTTTGGAGAGGCGCTGGGGTCCATCTAG
- the pisd gene encoding phosphatidylserine decarboxylase proenzyme, mitochondrial isoform X6, with protein sequence MSKPALKLRTWPLSFLYFFLPFSVLKPLAKVGWRPTSRVGLYKTIPTRLLSRAWGRLNQVELPTWMRKPVYNLYIWTFGVNMKEAAVEDLQHYRNLSEFFRRKLKPQARPVCDSHCVISPSDGKILHFGRVKNCQVEQVKGVTYSLETFLGPQTWSENLEISNTDNTETTFQEHLVTKEGNDLYHCVIYLAPGDYHCFHSPTDWRVSHRRHFPGSLMSVNPGVARWIKELFCHNERVVLAGDWTHGFFSLTAVGATNVGSIRIYFDNDLHTNSPRYMKGSYNDFSFITNNNKGGVTMQKGEHLGEFNLGSTIVLIFEAPKDFTFNLKPGQKIRFGEALGSI encoded by the exons ATGTCCAAGCCCGCACTCAAGCTCCGTACCTGGCCTCTGTCTTTTCTCTATTTCTTCCTGCCATTTAGTGTCCTTAAGCCTCTTGCAAAGGTAGGATGGCGGCCAACAAGCAGG GTTGGTTTGTATAAAACGATTCCCACCCGGCTGCTGTCTCGGGCGTGGGGCCGGCTCAACCAGGTGGAGTTACCCACCTGGATGCGAAAGCCAGTCTATAATTTGTACATATGGACGTTCGGGGTCAATATGAAGGAAGCTGCAGTAGAAGATTTGCAGCACTACCGAAACCTCAGCGAATTCTTCCGCAGAAAGCTGAAGCCACAGGCACGTCCTGTTTGCGACTCTCACTGTGTG ATCAGTCCTTCTGATGGAAAAATCCTGCACTTTGGGAGGGTGAAGAACTGTCAGGTGGAGCAAGTGAAAGGTGTGACTTACTCATTGGAGACTTTCCTAGGCCCTCAGACCTGGTCAGAGAACCTGGAGATTAGCAACA CAGATAACACAGAGACAACGTTCCAGGAGCACCTGGTTACAAAGGAAGGAAATGATCTCTATCACTGTGTTATTTACTTGGCTCCCGGAGATTATCACTGTTTTCATTCACCTACTGATTGGCGAGTCTCACACAGGCGGCATTTTCCAG GCTCCCTGATGTCGGTTAATCCAGGAGTAGCTCGTTGGATTAAGGAGCTTTTCTGCCACAACGAGCGGGTTGTCCTGGCTGGAGATTGGACTCACGGCTTCTTTTCACTCACAGCCGTTGGTGCCACAAATGTTGGATCCATTCGCATTTACTTTGACAAT GATCTGCACACCAACAGCCCTCGCTACATGAAGGGCTCATACAATGACTTCAGTTTTATCACAAACAACAACAAGGGAGGGGTTACGATGCAGAAAGGAGAGCACCTAGGCGAGTTCAACTTGGGCTCCACCATCGTTCTCATCTTCGAGGCACCAAAAGACTTCACCTTTAACCTTAAACCTGGACAGAAGATCAGGTTTGGAGAGGCGCTGGGGTCCATCTAG
- the pisd gene encoding phosphatidylserine decarboxylase proenzyme, mitochondrial isoform X2 gives MCLSSPLLQGRPAAQKGGKWLHFPQLALRRRLGQLSCMSKPALKLRTWPLSFLYFFLPFSVLKPLAKVGWRPTSRVGLYKTIPTRLLSRAWGRLNQVELPTWMRKPVYNLYIWTFGVNMKEAAVEDLQHYRNLSEFFRRKLKPQARPVCDSHCVISPSDGKILHFGRVKNCQVEQVKGVTYSLETFLGPQTWSENLEISNTDNTETTFQEHLVTKEGNDLYHCVIYLAPGDYHCFHSPTDWRVSHRRHFPGSLMSVNPGVARWIKELFCHNERVVLAGDWTHGFFSLTAVGATNVGSIRIYFDNDLHTNSPRYMKGSYNDFSFITNNNKGGVTMQKGEHLGEFNLGSTIVLIFEAPKDFTFNLKPGQKIRFGEALGSI, from the exons ATGTGCCTGTCGAGCCCGCTGCTGCAGGGGCGGCCTGCGgcgcagaagggagggaaatg GTTGCATTTCCCCCAGCTGGCTTTGCGGCGCAGGTTAGGCCAGCTGAGCTGTATGTCCAAGCCCGCACTCAAGCTCCGTACCTGGCCTCTGTCTTTTCTCTATTTCTTCCTGCCATTTAGTGTCCTTAAGCCTCTTGCAAAGGTAGGATGGCGGCCAACAAGCAGG GTTGGTTTGTATAAAACGATTCCCACCCGGCTGCTGTCTCGGGCGTGGGGCCGGCTCAACCAGGTGGAGTTACCCACCTGGATGCGAAAGCCAGTCTATAATTTGTACATATGGACGTTCGGGGTCAATATGAAGGAAGCTGCAGTAGAAGATTTGCAGCACTACCGAAACCTCAGCGAATTCTTCCGCAGAAAGCTGAAGCCACAGGCACGTCCTGTTTGCGACTCTCACTGTGTG ATCAGTCCTTCTGATGGAAAAATCCTGCACTTTGGGAGGGTGAAGAACTGTCAGGTGGAGCAAGTGAAAGGTGTGACTTACTCATTGGAGACTTTCCTAGGCCCTCAGACCTGGTCAGAGAACCTGGAGATTAGCAACA CAGATAACACAGAGACAACGTTCCAGGAGCACCTGGTTACAAAGGAAGGAAATGATCTCTATCACTGTGTTATTTACTTGGCTCCCGGAGATTATCACTGTTTTCATTCACCTACTGATTGGCGAGTCTCACACAGGCGGCATTTTCCAG GCTCCCTGATGTCGGTTAATCCAGGAGTAGCTCGTTGGATTAAGGAGCTTTTCTGCCACAACGAGCGGGTTGTCCTGGCTGGAGATTGGACTCACGGCTTCTTTTCACTCACAGCCGTTGGTGCCACAAATGTTGGATCCATTCGCATTTACTTTGACAAT GATCTGCACACCAACAGCCCTCGCTACATGAAGGGCTCATACAATGACTTCAGTTTTATCACAAACAACAACAAGGGAGGGGTTACGATGCAGAAAGGAGAGCACCTAGGCGAGTTCAACTTGGGCTCCACCATCGTTCTCATCTTCGAGGCACCAAAAGACTTCACCTTTAACCTTAAACCTGGACAGAAGATCAGGTTTGGAGAGGCGCTGGGGTCCATCTAG
- the pisd gene encoding phosphatidylserine decarboxylase proenzyme, mitochondrial isoform X5: MRLHFPQLALRRRLGQLSCMSKPALKLRTWPLSFLYFFLPFSVLKPLAKVGWRPTSRVGLYKTIPTRLLSRAWGRLNQVELPTWMRKPVYNLYIWTFGVNMKEAAVEDLQHYRNLSEFFRRKLKPQARPVCDSHCVISPSDGKILHFGRVKNCQVEQVKGVTYSLETFLGPQTWSENLEISNTDNTETTFQEHLVTKEGNDLYHCVIYLAPGDYHCFHSPTDWRVSHRRHFPGSLMSVNPGVARWIKELFCHNERVVLAGDWTHGFFSLTAVGATNVGSIRIYFDNDLHTNSPRYMKGSYNDFSFITNNNKGGVTMQKGEHLGEFNLGSTIVLIFEAPKDFTFNLKPGQKIRFGEALGSI, translated from the exons GTTGCATTTCCCCCAGCTGGCTTTGCGGCGCAGGTTAGGCCAGCTGAGCTGTATGTCCAAGCCCGCACTCAAGCTCCGTACCTGGCCTCTGTCTTTTCTCTATTTCTTCCTGCCATTTAGTGTCCTTAAGCCTCTTGCAAAGGTAGGATGGCGGCCAACAAGCAGG GTTGGTTTGTATAAAACGATTCCCACCCGGCTGCTGTCTCGGGCGTGGGGCCGGCTCAACCAGGTGGAGTTACCCACCTGGATGCGAAAGCCAGTCTATAATTTGTACATATGGACGTTCGGGGTCAATATGAAGGAAGCTGCAGTAGAAGATTTGCAGCACTACCGAAACCTCAGCGAATTCTTCCGCAGAAAGCTGAAGCCACAGGCACGTCCTGTTTGCGACTCTCACTGTGTG ATCAGTCCTTCTGATGGAAAAATCCTGCACTTTGGGAGGGTGAAGAACTGTCAGGTGGAGCAAGTGAAAGGTGTGACTTACTCATTGGAGACTTTCCTAGGCCCTCAGACCTGGTCAGAGAACCTGGAGATTAGCAACA CAGATAACACAGAGACAACGTTCCAGGAGCACCTGGTTACAAAGGAAGGAAATGATCTCTATCACTGTGTTATTTACTTGGCTCCCGGAGATTATCACTGTTTTCATTCACCTACTGATTGGCGAGTCTCACACAGGCGGCATTTTCCAG GCTCCCTGATGTCGGTTAATCCAGGAGTAGCTCGTTGGATTAAGGAGCTTTTCTGCCACAACGAGCGGGTTGTCCTGGCTGGAGATTGGACTCACGGCTTCTTTTCACTCACAGCCGTTGGTGCCACAAATGTTGGATCCATTCGCATTTACTTTGACAAT GATCTGCACACCAACAGCCCTCGCTACATGAAGGGCTCATACAATGACTTCAGTTTTATCACAAACAACAACAAGGGAGGGGTTACGATGCAGAAAGGAGAGCACCTAGGCGAGTTCAACTTGGGCTCCACCATCGTTCTCATCTTCGAGGCACCAAAAGACTTCACCTTTAACCTTAAACCTGGACAGAAGATCAGGTTTGGAGAGGCGCTGGGGTCCATCTAG
- the pisd gene encoding phosphatidylserine decarboxylase proenzyme, mitochondrial isoform X1, giving the protein MVRCRKPLPNTAACYNLHGVDKRVRRAHRTDARPADQQQAGGSLASNGAAASRQARFRLHFPQLALRRRLGQLSCMSKPALKLRTWPLSFLYFFLPFSVLKPLAKVGWRPTSRVGLYKTIPTRLLSRAWGRLNQVELPTWMRKPVYNLYIWTFGVNMKEAAVEDLQHYRNLSEFFRRKLKPQARPVCDSHCVISPSDGKILHFGRVKNCQVEQVKGVTYSLETFLGPQTWSENLEISNTDNTETTFQEHLVTKEGNDLYHCVIYLAPGDYHCFHSPTDWRVSHRRHFPGSLMSVNPGVARWIKELFCHNERVVLAGDWTHGFFSLTAVGATNVGSIRIYFDNDLHTNSPRYMKGSYNDFSFITNNNKGGVTMQKGEHLGEFNLGSTIVLIFEAPKDFTFNLKPGQKIRFGEALGSI; this is encoded by the exons atggTGAGATGTCGCAAACCTTTACCGAATACTGCTGCCTGTTATAACCTGCACGGGGTTGACAAACGCGTCCGGAGGGCCCACCGCACCGATGCAAGGCCGGCAGATCAGCAGCAGGCCGGCGGCTCGCTGGCGTCTAACGGGGCCGCCGCTAGCAGGCAGGCTCGCTTCAG GTTGCATTTCCCCCAGCTGGCTTTGCGGCGCAGGTTAGGCCAGCTGAGCTGTATGTCCAAGCCCGCACTCAAGCTCCGTACCTGGCCTCTGTCTTTTCTCTATTTCTTCCTGCCATTTAGTGTCCTTAAGCCTCTTGCAAAGGTAGGATGGCGGCCAACAAGCAGG GTTGGTTTGTATAAAACGATTCCCACCCGGCTGCTGTCTCGGGCGTGGGGCCGGCTCAACCAGGTGGAGTTACCCACCTGGATGCGAAAGCCAGTCTATAATTTGTACATATGGACGTTCGGGGTCAATATGAAGGAAGCTGCAGTAGAAGATTTGCAGCACTACCGAAACCTCAGCGAATTCTTCCGCAGAAAGCTGAAGCCACAGGCACGTCCTGTTTGCGACTCTCACTGTGTG ATCAGTCCTTCTGATGGAAAAATCCTGCACTTTGGGAGGGTGAAGAACTGTCAGGTGGAGCAAGTGAAAGGTGTGACTTACTCATTGGAGACTTTCCTAGGCCCTCAGACCTGGTCAGAGAACCTGGAGATTAGCAACA CAGATAACACAGAGACAACGTTCCAGGAGCACCTGGTTACAAAGGAAGGAAATGATCTCTATCACTGTGTTATTTACTTGGCTCCCGGAGATTATCACTGTTTTCATTCACCTACTGATTGGCGAGTCTCACACAGGCGGCATTTTCCAG GCTCCCTGATGTCGGTTAATCCAGGAGTAGCTCGTTGGATTAAGGAGCTTTTCTGCCACAACGAGCGGGTTGTCCTGGCTGGAGATTGGACTCACGGCTTCTTTTCACTCACAGCCGTTGGTGCCACAAATGTTGGATCCATTCGCATTTACTTTGACAAT GATCTGCACACCAACAGCCCTCGCTACATGAAGGGCTCATACAATGACTTCAGTTTTATCACAAACAACAACAAGGGAGGGGTTACGATGCAGAAAGGAGAGCACCTAGGCGAGTTCAACTTGGGCTCCACCATCGTTCTCATCTTCGAGGCACCAAAAGACTTCACCTTTAACCTTAAACCTGGACAGAAGATCAGGTTTGGAGAGGCGCTGGGGTCCATCTAG
- the pisd gene encoding phosphatidylserine decarboxylase proenzyme, mitochondrial isoform X4 — MVRFWLHFPQLALRRRLGQLSCMSKPALKLRTWPLSFLYFFLPFSVLKPLAKVGWRPTSRVGLYKTIPTRLLSRAWGRLNQVELPTWMRKPVYNLYIWTFGVNMKEAAVEDLQHYRNLSEFFRRKLKPQARPVCDSHCVISPSDGKILHFGRVKNCQVEQVKGVTYSLETFLGPQTWSENLEISNTDNTETTFQEHLVTKEGNDLYHCVIYLAPGDYHCFHSPTDWRVSHRRHFPGSLMSVNPGVARWIKELFCHNERVVLAGDWTHGFFSLTAVGATNVGSIRIYFDNDLHTNSPRYMKGSYNDFSFITNNNKGGVTMQKGEHLGEFNLGSTIVLIFEAPKDFTFNLKPGQKIRFGEALGSI; from the exons ATGGTGCGTTTCTG GTTGCATTTCCCCCAGCTGGCTTTGCGGCGCAGGTTAGGCCAGCTGAGCTGTATGTCCAAGCCCGCACTCAAGCTCCGTACCTGGCCTCTGTCTTTTCTCTATTTCTTCCTGCCATTTAGTGTCCTTAAGCCTCTTGCAAAGGTAGGATGGCGGCCAACAAGCAGG GTTGGTTTGTATAAAACGATTCCCACCCGGCTGCTGTCTCGGGCGTGGGGCCGGCTCAACCAGGTGGAGTTACCCACCTGGATGCGAAAGCCAGTCTATAATTTGTACATATGGACGTTCGGGGTCAATATGAAGGAAGCTGCAGTAGAAGATTTGCAGCACTACCGAAACCTCAGCGAATTCTTCCGCAGAAAGCTGAAGCCACAGGCACGTCCTGTTTGCGACTCTCACTGTGTG ATCAGTCCTTCTGATGGAAAAATCCTGCACTTTGGGAGGGTGAAGAACTGTCAGGTGGAGCAAGTGAAAGGTGTGACTTACTCATTGGAGACTTTCCTAGGCCCTCAGACCTGGTCAGAGAACCTGGAGATTAGCAACA CAGATAACACAGAGACAACGTTCCAGGAGCACCTGGTTACAAAGGAAGGAAATGATCTCTATCACTGTGTTATTTACTTGGCTCCCGGAGATTATCACTGTTTTCATTCACCTACTGATTGGCGAGTCTCACACAGGCGGCATTTTCCAG GCTCCCTGATGTCGGTTAATCCAGGAGTAGCTCGTTGGATTAAGGAGCTTTTCTGCCACAACGAGCGGGTTGTCCTGGCTGGAGATTGGACTCACGGCTTCTTTTCACTCACAGCCGTTGGTGCCACAAATGTTGGATCCATTCGCATTTACTTTGACAAT GATCTGCACACCAACAGCCCTCGCTACATGAAGGGCTCATACAATGACTTCAGTTTTATCACAAACAACAACAAGGGAGGGGTTACGATGCAGAAAGGAGAGCACCTAGGCGAGTTCAACTTGGGCTCCACCATCGTTCTCATCTTCGAGGCACCAAAAGACTTCACCTTTAACCTTAAACCTGGACAGAAGATCAGGTTTGGAGAGGCGCTGGGGTCCATCTAG